GGAGCCGGGGAGGTGCGAGGGGAGTGCGCAATGCGGCTTCCAGCTCGAGGATGCGCTGGCGCAGCTGCACGAGCTCCTGCCCCCGCGGATGGGCCCGTAGGATCCGGTCCAGGTCCACGGTGCCGATCCGCACCGCCTGCAGCGTCGGCAGGGCGGAAGGCGCGGGGGAGGCGGCGGGCCGGGGGGGAGCCGGGGCACACCCGAGGAGCAGCAGGCTCAGCGCGCAGACCGGACCCAGCGCTTTCCCCATCACTTCGCTGCTTTGAGTTCCTTGATCACCGCATCCGTGAGGTCCGTCCCGCCGTACAGGACCACCGTCTTGCTGAGCACCACGGAGACCCCGCTCGCCCGCGCTACCTTCTCCACGGCCGTCCGGATGTCCCGGTCCAGGCTCGCCAGCAGCTCCGCCTGCTTGCGCAGGATCTGCTCCTGAGCCTCCCGCAGGATGCGCTGCTGCTCCACCGCGGGCTTCCCCTGGGCCTGCCTGCGGGCCTCCGTCATCTTCGCCCGCGCGAACTGGTTCAGGGCCTCCTCCGCAGAGGCCTTGCGGGGGTGCGCATCCAGGGCCCGCTGCATGTCCACATACCCGATGACCACGTTTTGGCTGAACCCTACGGCCCCTGAGGTGCTGACCCCCCACGCCACGCCCGCCAGGGCCGCCACCGCTACCACCGCGATCAACAGGATTCGCGTCCTACGTTCCATCGTCTCCTCCCGGGTTCACTTTGAGAAAAACCCTCCGCATGGTACCACACGGGCTCCGGGCACACCCCTAGAAGGGATTGCCGAACTGGAGCCACGTCTGCGTCTGCCCCCCCGGCCCGATGGCGTAGTCGATCCGGATGGGCCCCAACGGCGACTGCACCAGCACCCCTGCCCCGTACGAGACCTGCAGCTGTTCCACCAGTCCGAATCCAGAGGCGGCCACGCCTCCCGCGTCCACGAAAACCGCCAGGGTCACGGACTCCAGTCCGGGCGCGAAAACCCGGAGGGGCAGCCGGTACTCCAGGCTCGCCAGGGTCATGCTCTGCCCCCGCAGGGCACCGATGGCCAACCCGCGGACGCTCTGGGGACCGCCCACCCAGTACTGCTCCTGGAGCGGCAGATCTCCCGCGGAAACCCCGGCGCGGAAGCGGCCCACAAGGGTTCCCTGCCACAGGGGGACGTAGTGTACGTACTCCGCAAGGAGCTTCCCGAACTCGAAGTCTCCCCCCAACAGCCGTGTGCCGTAGTCCAGAGAGGCGAAGGCGTTCTGCCCCCGGGTGGCGGCGAAGGGATGGTCCCGGGTATCATAGCTGGCCTCCATCCGGAAGGCGTGCACGAGACCTCGGGAGAACTGAATCTCCGAGCCATCCCCCTCCAGAACGACAAAGTCCCCGCGTTCGGTCCGAAGTCCCAGGGAGAGGCTCAGGGCACCCGTGAGCCGCCGGCTGAGGGACACGCTCCCACCCTCCAGCAGCTGGAGGTACTTCACCCCAAGGGTGCGGTCATCGAAGAGCTGCGCGGTGTCGTGCAGCTCCAGGGAGAGGGATTGTCCCGACATTCCAAACCAGGGATCGCGGTAACGGATGAGGAGATTCTCCGTGGGGATCCCGGACAGCAGGCTCGCCTCCCCTCCCGTGAGGGAGGTGAGGTTGCGCTCGTAGCTGAGGGCCACGGAGCGCCCCATGCCGTGAAGGTTGCGCTCCGTATACTGGATCCGACCCAGAAAGCCTGCCTGTGGGCTGTAGCCCAACCCTCCCCCCACTTCCCGGCTCGGCCGCTCCTCCACCTCGATCACCAGCACCACCTTGTCCGGATCGGATCCCGGTTGAGGGTTGGCCCGGACGTTCTCAAACAACCCCGTGGCAAACACCTCCTGCAGGTCCTGCTGGATCCGCGGGAGGTGAAAGAGCTCGTTTTCCCGTACCCGGAGGGCCCGCTGGATCACCACGGGCCGGGTGCGCCGGAGCCCCCGGATCTCGATACGCTCCACGCGCCCCTCCCGAATCTCCACCCGCAGCACCCCCTCCCGGAACTCCACGTCCGCCACCCGCACCAGGGGGTAGCCGCGGTCCTGGTAAAGCTTCTCCACGTTGCGGGCCCCCGTTCGCAGATCCACGGTGTTGAGGACCCTCCCCTCCTGTACCCCCAGAGCCTCCCGGATCTCCTCCGTGGGAATCACGGTGTTCCCCGTAACCTCCACCCGCTGCACCACAGGATTCTCCACCACGAGGAACACCACCACCACTCCTTCCGGAACCGGCTGGATCCGCACCAGAACGTCCGCAAACCACCCACTTCCGAGGATCTGCTCCACGTCCTGCCGGATTCGGTCCCGGTCCAGCAGATCCCCCGCCCGGGAACCGATGCGGCCGAACACCACCTCCGGCGGGATCGTCTGGAGTCCATCCACCTGGATGTCCACGATGCGCTGTGGCCCCTCGGGTGTGGGACCCGGGCTTGGAGCAGGTGCAGGGACCTGCGCGCCCGACCACGGATTCAGGGCCAGCGTCGCCACGAAGACCGCGAGGAGCGGGGCACTACGTACGGGGAACGGCACCCTGTGCCCTCCTGTCCAGGGATCTGATACGTCTTTCCGGGTCCCACTGTTCGAACCTACCACAGGAACCGACTCCGGAGGAACACAAGGCAGAAGTTCCGGGTGTCGTACGTAAGGGTGAGGGCCAGGCTGGGGGTGAACCGGTACTCCAGGGACCAGAGGAACTGGAGGGGATCCGTGAAGGTGGTGGTGAGGGCCAGGTACAGGTTCTGCAGGAGAAGCCCACCCACCCGGAGCCGCAGGGGACGCTCGAAGTCGTACTCGATGCGCAGTTCCTCCAACCCCAGGGCCCGGCGCACCCGGGCCGCGAACTCGCCCAGCACCAGGCGGCTCAGCTGCTGCCGCAGAAGCCCCTCCACATCCCCCCGGACCGCGGACGGAAGGCCGACTTCCCCGGCCAGGAGTGCTCCGAGCTGCTCGGGAGGAAGCGGGGGGTCGCTCGCCAGTCGGACCTGCAGATCTCCCGGGGGGCCCTCGATGTTCGCGAACACCGTGACATCCCCGACCTCCGTCCGGGCACGGGCGGAGAGCAGGGGCGTGGCCCCCCGGAAGCGCTGGAACTGGGCGGAGGCGGACTCCAGGCGGAAGGTGCGACCGAGGGCGGTGAAATCCCCATCCCTTCCCGTCACCGTGCCCTCCAGCTCCGGCCGAGCAGGGCTGCCCGTGAGGCGCAGCTGTCCCGAAACCCCAAGCCGGACCGGCCCCGCCACCGCGAGAAGGTTGTCCCCGGCCACGAGATCCAACTCCCAGTGCAGGGGAATGCGGTCAAAGCGCCCAGGAGCAACCCCGCCCCCCGTCTCCGCAAGGATCACCTCCCCGTCCCGCAAGGTCACGCGGCCGCGGAGCTGAGGCCGCAGTACAGGGCCGCTCAGCTGCAGCCGCGCGTCCACCAGACCCCGGTACAGCGGGGTCTGGAGCTGCGCCCCAGAAGCGGTGAGGGAGAGCTGAAGCCGGTCGGGGCGGAGCGCGCGGAAGGCAAGTTCCCCGTCTGCCTGCACCACCCCCGCGCCCAACCGCCCGTGCATCTGCTCCAACCGGGCGACCTGTTCATCGAATCGGATACGCGCGGAGACCCCTTCCAGGGCAGGGCGGAGCCCGTGGAACCGCACCCTGCCACCTGTCACCTGGACTTCCCCTTCCCAACGGGGAAACTCCGCGGTCCCCGAGACCCGGAGGTGCGCGGTGAGGGCTCCGGAGGTCGCTTCGACCAGCTGCGGGAACCACAGACGCAGGATGCCTAGATCCACCCGGTCCGTGCTCGCCTGCAGGGAAAGGGGCCGGGAGGGATCCAGCTGGAGGGTATCGCTCCGCAGGGGGAGGTTGCCGGTGGCGCGGGCCCGGTACCCACCTTCCTCCACCAGCACCTGCTCCAGTACGAGCACCCCCTCCCGGTAGTAGGCCTGCCCCAGGATCCGATCCACCCGTACCTCCGCCGTCCCTACCTCCCGGGCCTCGAGGGAGAGTCCGGCCATCGGCGCCTGCAGGGTTCCCGAAAGCTGCAGGGTGAAATTCAGGGTGCCCAGCAGGGGTGGGATGCGGACTCCCGCGAGCGTCCGGAGGGCCTCCAGCTCCATTCCCTCCCCGCTGAGCTCCAGCTCCGTCTCGCCCGCGAGGTTGAAGGTCCCTCTGGCCCGGAATACACCCCTTCTGGGCTCAAGCTCCAGGGACCCGATGGTCACCGCCCGGCCCTGCAGCTGGAGTTCCCCCGTAGCCCTCTGGATGGGATATCCGCCGAGGTGACCACCCTCGAGGGCGAGGGCGAGGGTCGCCGTGAGGTTCTCCACGGGGCCCCGGAGCGTGAGCCGGCCCACGAGGTCACCGTCCGCGGCAAGGGGAATGCGGCTGAGGCGGAGGAGGGTACCGAGCCGACCGGACTCCGTCCGCAGCGCGAGGTCAACCTCCGGGATCGCTCCCAGACGAACCGTCCCCTCCAGGGTATACCGCTCGGTGCCCCGCACCCCCTCCAGGGTCTGCAGCACGAGTACACCCGGCTGCCACGAGATCCTCCCTCCCGCGGTATTGAACCGCACGCCGTTGAGGACGAGATCCTGGGATCGAACCGCCGCGGAAACCAGGGGCTGCCGCACCGTTCCCCGTACAGTCCCCTCAAGGTCCACGCTTCCCTGCACGGGGAGGTGCAACGCATCCAAATCCTCCAGCCGCAGCCCGCGCAGCGAAAACCCCAGCTGCACCCCCTCCGGTTCCACCCCTCCAGCGAGGCGCAGCTTTCCCCGCTCCAGATCCGCCTCCAGGTCCTCTATAGCCAACCGATTCCCTTCCCACCGGAGGTGCGCCCGGGCGGCCCGTACCCGCTCTCCAGCCATGAGGGCGTCCCGGAGGTGGAGCATGCCCTCGGCTCTAGGCTGTCGAGGGGCCCCAGAGACCTGCACTGCTCCCGAAACCACACCCGCCACCGGAACCTGGAGCCCTACCAACCGACCGAGCCGGCCCACCTCCGCTCCCTCCGTCCGTACGAGGAGGTCGAGCCGCGGCTCCCTCTCCCAACCGATCTCCCCCTCCATCCGGTAAACGTCCGCGCCGTCCCGCACCAAGGCCTGATGCATCCGGAGTCTCCGTCGTGTGAGCACGAGCTCGCCCACTCCTTCCTGAAAGCGGACCGGACCCACCTCCCCCCGCTCCACCCGTACATGCCCCTCTACGTGGGGTTCCCTCGGGGTTCCCCGGATCCGGCCTGCGAAGTGCATCTCCCCCTCCACGGGGACCTGCAGGCCCACCACGGTTCCGAAGCGGGCGAGCGGGGCGTTCCGGGTCACCGCGAAGAGGTCTAGAGCCCCCGCCGTGGACACCGTTCCCTGCACCCCCAGCCACGCCTGCCCGAAGGAGGCCGTGGCTGCCGCGATCCGGAGTTTCCCCTCGCCGTACCCGAAGGCCGCGAAGAGCCGGTCGAACGGGACGCCGAAGGCCCTCCCAGGTCCCCCCTGCAGTGCCGCCTGAACCCACACGTTCTCCGGATCCCCCGCTGCGAGGAGCACGCCCGCGGCACGGAACTGGACGGGGGCCGTGAGGCCTAGGGTCCGAACCACCTCCGTGGGAACGTCCCGGAAGGAAGCCGCCAGCACGAAGCGCCGGTCTGAGGGGTCCAGGAGGAAGTCCCCCCGCACACGCCCGCCAGAGAGGAGGGCCCGGAAGTCCGAGAAGGCCACAAGTCCGGACTCGTAGGCAAAGTCCGACGCTACGGAGCGCAGGGACTGCTCCGCCACCACGAGGGAGGAGGACCGGAAGTACCCGGTAAGGCGCGGGGCCCCTGGAGGCCCAGCCAGCCGTATCCGGCCGCTAAGTCGGCCCTGGACGGGGAACATGCCCGGTAACAGGCGCCGCAGGAGGTGGGTGTCCACCCCCGTGACCTGGATGTCCAGATCCAACGAGCCGCCGCCCGCGAGCAGTGCCTCGCCTCGCA
The DNA window shown above is from Armatimonadota bacterium and carries:
- a CDS encoding OmpH family outer membrane protein, which codes for MLRKQAELLASLDRDIRTAVEKVARASGVSVVLSKTVVLYGGTDLTDAVIKELKAAK
- a CDS encoding FtsQ-type POTRA domain-containing protein, with translation MPFPVRSAPLLAVFVATLALNPWSGAQVPAPAPSPGPTPEGPQRIVDIQVDGLQTIPPEVVFGRIGSRAGDLLDRDRIRQDVEQILGSGWFADVLVRIQPVPEGVVVVFLVVENPVVQRVEVTGNTVIPTEEIREALGVQEGRVLNTVDLRTGARNVEKLYQDRGYPLVRVADVEFREGVLRVEIREGRVERIEIRGLRRTRPVVIQRALRVRENELFHLPRIQQDLQEVFATGLFENVRANPQPGSDPDKVVLVIEVEERPSREVGGGLGYSPQAGFLGRIQYTERNLHGMGRSVALSYERNLTSLTGGEASLLSGIPTENLLIRYRDPWFGMSGQSLSLELHDTAQLFDDRTLGVKYLQLLEGGSVSLSRRLTGALSLSLGLRTERGDFVVLEGDGSEIQFSRGLVHAFRMEASYDTRDHPFAATRGQNAFASLDYGTRLLGGDFEFGKLLAEYVHYVPLWQGTLVGRFRAGVSAGDLPLQEQYWVGGPQSVRGLAIGALRGQSMTLASLEYRLPLRVFAPGLESVTLAVFVDAGGVAASGFGLVEQLQVSYGAGVLVQSPLGPIRIDYAIGPGGQTQTWLQFGNPF
- a CDS encoding translocation/assembly module TamB, coding for MHGRLGAGVVQADGELAFRALRPDRLQLSLTASGAQLQTPLYRGLVDARLQLSGPVLRPQLRGRVTLRDGEVILAETGGGVAPGRFDRIPLHWELDLVAGDNLLAVAGPVRLGVSGQLRLTGSPARPELEGTVTGRDGDFTALGRTFRLESASAQFQRFRGATPLLSARARTEVGDVTVFANIEGPPGDLQVRLASDPPLPPEQLGALLAGEVGLPSAVRGDVEGLLRQQLSRLVLGEFAARVRRALGLEELRIEYDFERPLRLRVGGLLLQNLYLALTTTFTDPLQFLWSLEYRFTPSLALTLTYDTRNFCLVFLRSRFLW